A single region of the Marmota flaviventris isolate mMarFla1 chromosome 10, mMarFla1.hap1, whole genome shotgun sequence genome encodes:
- the Fcrl2 gene encoding Fc receptor-like protein 2 encodes MLLWTLLVFSVPFSKPGDGLTLLAPSSVFEGDSIVLTCWEENNRKKQISFYKDGKKFSSSDEHSSFPIQSALLSDSGIYFCTAASKTFLRRETSSEKVKITVQELFPRPVLTSSSYQPTEGSPVTLTCQTQLPPERSDVQFRFCFFRNDQVLGSGWSSSPELQIPALGTEDSGSYWCQAETVSHRIRKQSLPSQIHVRRVPVSKVSLETQAPGGQVIEGGKLVLLCSVAEGTGNITFSWHREATGTRLGKKTQGSLSAELEIPAVKESDGGKYLCRADNGHDPVQSQVLNILVRIPVSSPVLTLGAPRAQAEVGDVVELHCEALRGSPPILYQFYLEDVILGNSSAPSGGGASFNLSLTAEHSGNYSCEADNGQGAQRSKALLLLISGPDGHRKSHVTAKVLGGLFGVLGSTGVALLCYCWSHKAPGESSAINAPRDYHVDSSLSRRGAASLNPQGFTHPSPLPDSEDLQPEYVNVSPGGDEDVVYSQIYSSQQPEGSANIRTSLENKDFRVIYTSVKKS; translated from the exons ATGCTGCTGTGGACATTGCTGGTCTTCTCTG TGCCATTCAGCAAACCGGGAG ATGGGCTGACCCTCCTGGCGCCCTCTTCTGTCTTTGAAGGAGACAGTATTGTTCTGACGTGCTGggaagaaaacaacagaaaaaaacagataagTTTCTATAAGGACGGGAAAAAGTTCTCTTCTTCCGATGAACACTCAAGCTTCCCTATACAAAGTGCGCTTTTGAGTGACAGCGGCATTTATTTCTGTACTGCTGCTTCTAAGACCTTTCTGAGACGGGAAACATCTTCAGAAAAAGTAAAGATCACAGTTCAAG AGCTGTTCCCGCGTCCTGTGCTGACATCGAGCTCCTATCAGCCGACGGAGGGAAGTCCAGTGACCCTGACCTGTCAGACTCAGCTCCCTCCAGAGAGGTCAGATGTCCAGTTCCGGTTCTGCTTCTTCAGAAACGATCAGGTTCTGGGGTCAGGCTGGAGCAGCTCCCCAGAGCTCCAGATTCCCGCCCTGGGGACAGAGGACTCAGGGTCCTACTGGTGCCAGGCAGAAACAGTGAGTCACAGGATCAGAAAACAGAGCCTTCCATCCCAGATTCATGTGCGGA GAGTCCCCGTTTCCAAAGTGAGCTTGGAGACCCAGGCCCCTGGGGGACAAGTGATAGAAGGTGGGAAGCTGGTCCTGCTCTGCTCCGTGGCTGAGGGCACAGGAAACATCACATTCTCCTGGCACAGAGAGGCCACAGGAACCCGTCTAGGAAAGAAGACCCAGGGGTCCTTGTCAGCAGAGCTGGAGATCCCAGCTGTGAAGGAGAGCGATGGCGGGAAATATCTCTGTCGAGCTGACAATGGTCATGATCCTGTCCAGAGCCAGGTGCTGAACATTCTTGTGAGAA TTCCAGTGTCCAGCCCTGTCCTCACCCTCGGGGctcccagggcccaggctgaggtgGGGGACGTGGTGGAGCTTCACTGCGAGGCCCTGAGGGGCTCTCCCCCGATCCTGTACCAGTTTTATCTTGAGGACGTCATCCTGGGGAACAGCTCGGCACCCTCTGGGGGAGGAGCATCCTTCAACCTCTCTCTGACCGCAGAACATTCTGGAAACTACTCCTGCGAGGCCGACAATGGCCAGGGTGCCCAGCGCAGCAAGGCCCTGTTACTCCTCATCTCAG GACCCGATGGACATAGAAAAAGCCATGTCACAGCCAAAGTTCTTGGGGGACTCTTTGGGGTCCTTGGCTCCACTGGTGTGGCTCTGCTGTGTTATTGCTGGTCCCACAAGGCACCAG GAGAAAGTTCTGCCATTAATGCACCCAG GGACTACCATGTAGATAGTTCACTTTCTCGCAGAGGTGCTGCCAGCCTGAATCCTCAAGGGTTCACCCACCCCAGCCCACTCCCAGACTCGGAGGATCTGCAGCCGGAGTATGTCAATG